The Candidatus Zixiibacteriota bacterium nucleotide sequence CGGGAACGTCGATCGGGCTCTGATCTGGGTTCGAAAACCGGACGAGGCCGAGATCCGGGAAGCTTTCAACAAGACACTAGCGGTTCGCAGGCTCGGTGCGGAAGCAAGAGAGCTCGCCGACCGCTATTTCTTCGAGACCCTGGTGCGCGTCCATCGGTCAGGCGAAGGAGAGCCTTATACCGGGCTCAAACCGGCCGGCTCGCCGGTGGATCCGGGAATCGAAGCGGCCGACAGAGCCGTCGAGACCGGTAGCGTGGATGCCCTTGCCGATCGGCTCGGGCGGGAAGTCGCCGAAACCATCCGCTCCCGTTTCAGCTCGGTCATGGCGAAGAAGCGGCACAAGGATGAGAGCGTCGCCGCCGGACGCGACTACGTGGAAGCCTACGTCGCCTTCATTCACCAGGTGGAAAAGCTGCACGCCTTGCTGGCCGGCGCTCACGCGCCCGACCACGGCAGCGAAATGATGGGACATCGCCGGGATCCCGGCCACTGATGCAGGATCGGGTTCAGCCCTGCCGCGGCGGACCGGCTTCAGGTCAGCAGATGGGATGGATGCCGGCGGCGAGCTCCGCGCAAAATTCCCTCGTCCTCGCAAGGTTTGCGGCGACGATCGTGCGGACCTGCTTTGTGACGTCTCCGAGCTCCGCTCCCTTCGTCAGCT carries:
- a CDS encoding DUF6448 family protein, with protein sequence MALLISVAAAALLWDPGFSSFVPLVLAHCDTLDGPVVQDARKALEAGNVDRALIWVRKPDEAEIREAFNKTLAVRRLGAEARELADRYFFETLVRVHRSGEGEPYTGLKPAGSPVDPGIEAADRAVETGSVDALADRLGREVAETIRSRFSSVMAKKRHKDESVAAGRDYVEAYVAFIHQVEKLHALLAGAHAPDHGSEMMGHRRDPGH